One Triticum dicoccoides isolate Atlit2015 ecotype Zavitan chromosome 5B, WEW_v2.0, whole genome shotgun sequence genomic window carries:
- the LOC119306634 gene encoding fructokinase-2-like encodes MAPLGDTVASVASAAAPGLVVSFGEMLIDFVPDVAGVSLVESGGFVKAPGGAPANVACAISKLGGSSAFVGKFGDDEFGHMLVDILKQNGVNAEGCLFDQHARTALAFVTLKSNGEREFMFYRNPSADMLLTEAELNLDLIRRARIFHYGSISLITEPCRSAHVAAMRAAKSAGILCSYDPNVRLPLWPSAQAARDGIMSIWKEADFIKVSDEEVAFLTQGDAHDEKNVLSLWFEGLKLLVVTDGEKGCRYFTKDFKGSLPGYTVNTVDTTGAGDAFVGSLLLNVAKDDSIFYNEAKLREVLQFSNACGAICTTKN; translated from the exons ATGGCGCCTCTTGGTGATACTGTTGCTTCTGTGGCCTCGGCGGCGGCGCCCGGCCTCGTCGTCTCCTTCGGTGAGATGCTGATCGACTTCGTGCCGGACGTGGCCGGCGTCTCGCTCGTTGAGTCCGGAGGCTTCGTCAAGGCGCCTGGGGGTGCACCTGCCAACGTCGCATGCGCCATCTCCAAGCTCGGCGGCTCCTCCGCCTTCGTTGGCAAG tttggcgacgacgagttcggccacATGCTGGTGGACATCCTCAAGCAGAACGGCGTGAACGCGGAGGGCTGCCTCTTTGACCAGCACGCGCGCACCGCCCTGGCCTTCGTCACCCTCAAGTCCAACGGAGAGCGTGAGTTCATGTTCTACCGCAACCCATCCGCCGACATGCTCCTCACCGAGGCGGAGCTCAACCTCGACCTCATCCGCCGCGCCCGCATCTTCCACTATGGCTCCATCTCGCTCATCACCGAGCCCTGCCGCTCCGCCCACGTGGCCGCCATGCGCGCCGCGAAGTCCGCTGGCATCCTCTGCTCCTACGATCCCAACGTGCGCCTCCCGCTTTGGCCCTCCGCGCAAGCCGCACGTGATGGCATCATGAGCATCTGGAAGGAGGCCGACTTCATCAAGGTGAGCGATGAGGAGGTGGCCTTCCTCACCCAAGGCGACGCCCATGACGAGAAGAACGTCCTCTCCCTCTGGTTCGAGGGCCTCAAGCTGCTCGTCGTCACAGACGGCGAGAAGGGGTGCAGGTACTTCACCAAGGACTTCAAGGGCTCCCTGCCAGGGTACACCGTCAACACGGTCGACACCACTGGCGCCGGCGATGCCTTTGTTGGATCCCTCCTCCTCAACGTCGCCAAGGACGACTCCATCTTCTAT AACGAGGCCAAGCTGAGGGAGGTGCTGCAGTTCTCAAACGCTTGCGGGGCCATTTGCACCACCAAGAATTGA